CTGGGTGGTCTGGGCTGCTCCGAGGTGCCGAACCCACGACGACCACACCGACGACAGCCCGGCATCCCGGATGGTCAGCAGGTGCCGCTGGTGGTCTTCTCGCGCGCCAGTAAGGTGGTTGTTGTTAGGAACTAAAGAAGAAGAATCTTTTTCTTTATGTCCTGCATTCTGCGGGGGTACTCCTGCAATTTGCAGGGGCTCATTTTGCGGGGTTTTCTCGGTTCCGCCCTGGAGAATGCGGGGGTACCCCTGGAAATTGCGGGGGTACATTTCAGCGGCTTTGTGCGGCTTACGCTCTTCGGCGTACTTGGCTGATAGGCACAGTTTGGTGATGCTCACCAGTTGCACGCCATTTGCTGCTGCCTGCTCGATGCGTTCCGCGAAGCCCCCTTCGACCAATTGCCGTAGTTGTCGGGTGACCGTGGATTCGTCACGGTCAATGAGTCCGGCCAGGTCGGTCAGGGGAATGCGGCACACTCCGAAGCCATCGGCGTACATGGCGAGGGTGACCAGCAGGAACTTGTTCTTGCCTACGTGCTGGTCGTAGGCCCACTTCACGGCGCCGGGACTCATGACGACACCCCGGCGTTGCGAGCGATGCGGTCGGCGACGTCCTGTCCGTAGTGCGTGGCGAGGTCACGCAGTGCGTTCTTCACGGCCCGGTGTTCGCCACGTTCATGTGACGACGCCAGTTCAATCGTCCAGGTGAGTTCCTGTTGTGGCGTGATCTGCTCGGGCGGCGAGTCGATGCTCATAGCAACGGCTCACCTCGTTTCACTTTCAGGAAGCGGCGCACTTCGCCCTGCTCCCAGTCGAGGGTGTAATCGGTCCAGCCGAGGTGCCGGGCGCACACGCGCCCTTCGCGCTCGGCTTTCTCTCCGCTGAAGTCGCCGTCGTTGCGCCAGAGGGTCAGGGTGTCAGGCGCGGCAGACACCCGGATCTGCAAGCCGTTGCGCAACGCCAGGCCCTGCGTGCGGTTCAGCTTGGCGGCCATGGCGAGTCTGGCGTGCAGCAGGTCACCGAGCCGACTCATGGCCCACCTCGTTCCTGCAGTTCGGTGGCCAACAGCGCGAGCAGCTCCTGCGTCTGGTTGGAGCTCAGTTCGACCCACGTGTACTTCCAGGGCTGGCCGGCATCGACGCGTTTCTGTGCGCGTTCGAGGGCCAGCATGGGCAGCACCTGGCCACGCTTGATGCGCCGTCGGTTCACGACCGCGCGCAGAGTGGCGAGGTGTTCGGGCGTGACGAACACGGTACTCATTCGTCATCGTCCTCCTCGTCATCCCCGTCTTGCTGATTGCCTTGGCGAGCGATCTCATCGAGCGAGGGTTGTGCGGGCGTGCTGCCATCGGCGGTGCACTCCAGGCGCAGGTCGCACACGCGCAGCAGCTCATCCACTCCAATGCCCGCTGCGTGAAGTTCGTCGAGCTTGACGCTCACAGGGAACGTCATCGTGCCGTCCTTGTTGTGGATGGTGGTGTTGCCGTGCAAGGTGGCCGGGACCGTGTGGTTTTTCTCGTCGTATGTGCGCTCCCGGTGCTTGACGACCAGCTTCAGCCCATCGGCTTTTTTCGCGGCGAGCATCGTCAGCAACGGGAAGTCCCCCACCGGCGACATGGTGTACTTCGCGACCCACCCGGCGTGGTGGGTGTCCTTGACTTCGGCGCGGCTGGCTTCGACGGTAAAAATGGCGTACATCGGAAACTGCTGCGTCATACGTCCTCCAGGGGTGAAAGGGAGCGCAGAGCGCTCCCGGTCGGGGGTCAGTTGCCGAGGTACGCGCGGGTGGCGTCTTCGGTCGGGATGGATTGACGTTCCGTGTGACGCGCGACGCGCCACTGGTCGACCAGCGGCCGAAGCTCGACGGTGCCCGTCAGGCGCTCCAGTGCCATCGCGCCCTCACCGGGCGTCAGGTCATCCGTGCTGCTAAGGGAATGCGCGGGCAGACCGACCAGCCAGGCAGTGAAGTCCAGACGCTCCGCGCGCGTGAGTCCGCAGCGTTTGCTGAGGTGCTGAGCGAGGTTGATGCTGTCCCGTTTGGCGATGCGGGCCGTGCCCGTGCGGGGCACGTCACGCTTGCGCACGTCGGTCACCCTCCGTTTCGCTCTCACGCGCGGTGGGCGTGGCGAGCTGCTTGGCGGTCTCGGTCAGGATGGCCGCTTCGTCGACCGTCACTTCCGCGAACGATTTGACGTTGCGCTTGAGGGTGCGGGTGGCGAACTGCAGGTGGTTGGTGTCTTCGTGCGGGGTGCCCGCGAATGCGTCGTTCAGGCGTTTGGTGAGGCTGGCCTGCTGGGTGGCGTTGAGCTTCTTGCCCTCGGTGGGCGTGGTGCTGGGTGCGGCCCGCACCGTCTGTCCGCTGGCGGCGTTGCCGTCGTCGTCATCGGCGACGATGCCGAGCATGGCGCTGAGGGCGTACCTGCGCAGGTAGGTGATGGCGCTGCCGTAGCCTTGCGGGTCGTCCTTGACCAGGCGGCATTGGGCGGTGCTGCTGACGAACTCCCCCGAAGCGTGCAGCAGCATGGTCTCGAGTGCAGCGAAGCCGCTCTCGCACGCCACGGGCGCCTGCAGTACCGACAGCGCGTTATCCTGCAGTGCTGCTCGGCACGCGTCCCAGACGGCGCCGAGGTCGGCGTACTTGGTTCGGAAGGCCGGGTTGGTCGCGTCCTTGATGGCGACCTGCATGTTGGCTTGCGCAGTGACCAGCGCGACGGCGAGTTGTGCGATGGATTCGGATTGCTTCATCAGTCCACCTCGCATGGGAAGGTCAGCGCCAAGCGCGCGCGAACGTACTTGAGCTCACTCAGAGCAGCGGATTCGGCGTCCAGGGCCGCCTGGATTTCCAGGTGGTTGTCGGGTGCGCCCGGCTTCAGCGCTTCGAGGCGGGCGTGGCAACTGCGGTCGAAGGCGCGCTCCCAGTTCATGTGGGCCGCCCAGAGCAACGTGAGCGGGTGATCCGCAGGCAGTGCTTCGTCATGCGGGCAGCTCGTCATAGAGCCTCCCGAGGCGAATCGCGCGCCGCAAAAGAGAAATCCGCTTGCGGTCACCCGTGAGGTGCGTGACCTGCACGTCCACGATGTCGACGCAGCGCAGGGTGTGGCCGGCGAGTCGCACGCGGGGGCTGAAGGCCGTACGAACGACGGCGCGAGCGACTTCGCTGTCACTGAAGACTTCGCTTTCCCTGACTTCGGGCGTGGTGCTCTTGACATGGGCACGGATGACGTGGGCGATGCAGGGCACCAGGTGCGTCAGGTCACTCAGCGGGAAGGTGTGTACGCTGCTGCCGAGGTTCACGACGAGCCAGCTCATCCGGTCACGTCCTCGAAGATGAAGTCGGAGGCGTCGAGCGGTGCGGCGAGCGGCTCACAACTCACGCCAGCGAGCCGGGCGCGGGCCCAGGCGACGACTTCCGGGCTGAGGTGCTGCACCAATCGTTCACGTTCACCGTCGATGCGCTGCAGGGTGTGGGGACAAGGCTGTACCATGAATGTGTTCTCCTTTCGCCGCGCTCGGGTGCCAGCCCAATAGCGCGGCGTTTGGCTTCAGCGCGCGTGGCGCTGCCGGACGCCCTTGGGGGCGGGAGCGGTGAGTTTGAGTCGTGCCGTTTCGGGCATCGGTTCGGGTGTGACGTGTCCGCCCTGGTCGAGCCAGCGGCGGACATGCCAACGGGGAATCAGGGTGCGGTTGCCTACACGGGTGACTTTGACGATCGTCAGGAACTCAGCGGAATGCACCAGCGCGTAAACGGCGCTTTTGCCGATCTGCAGGTATTCGCCGAGCTGCTGGACGGTAAAGACGCCATCGTCGTCCGGGGTGAGTTGAGCAGTGGCAGGTGCCGTTTCAGCTATGGCTTTCCGGGCAGCTCGTTCTGCAACGTCTTCCAGCAGGGCGTCGATGCTGAGCTCCGGAGTCATGGCGTCACGTTCATGTCGGACGTCCCGCTGTACGCCGCTCATGCGACGTCTTCCTGTTCATTTCGCTCAGCTTCCCAACGATCCATAAGTACACGCATGGAACCGGGCAAAATTTTTTCGAGCTTGAACAGGTTTTCGCCGCTGGGAAGCGCGTTTCCCCATTCCCAGGCGAAATACGTGGCTGGGTTGACCCCGAGCTTCTTAGCGATCCT
The Deinococcus peraridilitoris DSM 19664 genome window above contains:
- a CDS encoding helix-turn-helix domain-containing protein, with the translated sequence MSGVQRDVRHERDAMTPELSIDALLEDVAERAARKAIAETAPATAQLTPDDDGVFTVQQLGEYLQIGKSAVYALVHSAEFLTIVKVTRVGNRTLIPRWHVRRWLDQGGHVTPEPMPETARLKLTAPAPKGVRQRHAR
- a CDS encoding ERF family protein gives rise to the protein MKQSESIAQLAVALVTAQANMQVAIKDATNPAFRTKYADLGAVWDACRAALQDNALSVLQAPVACESGFAALETMLLHASGEFVSSTAQCRLVKDDPQGYGSAITYLRRYALSAMLGIVADDDDGNAASGQTVRAAPSTTPTEGKKLNATQQASLTKRLNDAFAGTPHEDTNHLQFATRTLKRNVKSFAEVTVDEAAILTETAKQLATPTARESETEGDRRAQA
- a CDS encoding helix-turn-helix domain-containing protein; this encodes MTLRELREAQVDDRGKKLSGDRIAKKLGVNPATYFAWEWGNALPSGENLFKLEKILPGSMRVLMDRWEAERNEQEDVA